The nucleotide window AGTATCTGATCTCTAGCATATGCATTGTCTGATATATGAATGAAATCATTGACCTCTGGTGCCCAAATCTCTTCATACTTGCAAGCAATTAGCATTGAGCTAATGCCAACTAACTGAAGTTCCCTCCTGGGAACTGTCTTCACCGAGAGGAAACGGTCCAGTATGTTCATTGTAAGGTAAAGACTTTCAGGCATTAGCTCAAACTTCCTATGAACTTCTACTAACCAGTCCACAAGAATGGCTCTCATCTTATGATTCAGCTCTGGTTGAAAATCCATATAGTCATTCACTCGACCTTCGTCCTGGATTAGACACAACAGACAACCAAATAGCATATGAGATTCTAAAAGTGGAACACAAACAGTACAGAACAAGCAAAAGAGAGTCACCATATATACCTCAGTGAGCTTGTAGAAGTTGTAGATGTCCTCAACATACTCCACAGCAGCCAAATGATTATCAACATCCGCAGCATCGATATCGTCAATCTTTGGTCTATTGGCAAGTCCACAAGCAGCCTGAGAAAGAACACAATTTTGAGAATCTTGATATTACTCAAAACTACACTATTTATCTAAATTCTAAAGAGGGGAAAAACTAAATGTACATAACAACCTTGCTTCTTGCAGTGAGGGTAGAAGTGAGAGTCTTCCCagatttctttgtttttcttctgcCACTCAAGGGACTTTGCTTCAGTTCCTTATCAGGGCTTATAACAATAACAGTTTCAGGTGCAAGGTTGGCTGATGCTGCCGCCTTCTTAACTTGTACCTTTGTAGGAACAACTTTGTTGACGACTTCTGCAAGTGGTTTCTACagacaaaaagaaacaaaacacaaATTATATCATCCACCATTTCAAGATTCATAAATCCATTTTTTTCAATGTGTTAAGGTAAATCTTCACCTTGTTCTTCTCAGCTTGTGCATTAGCTAGCAACTGTGCACAAAAACTCCTAGTAGCAGGACGAGTAATCTGCGCTGCTTTAGGCTTCCCTTCAACAGCAGGAACAATCACAAGGTTGCCTATGTCTCCGAGTACACGCCTAGTTTTTCCAGCAACTTGTCCAATTTTCTGTTTACCACCCATTTCTCCTCCTATACAGATTAGTAGAATTCTCATGAGACATATGATAATGTTCTTGCAACATACAATTAGAGATTCCAATTTTCAATCACTCAATCATCAAATCAGCATCAATATCAAAAGAAAATCGACTATGAAATCAACTTTTCATCAGTAAAAGAATCCATAATCATCAGTTATCACCATCAATCAAAACAGAAACATCAGCAAGAACAAAAAGAATCAACAAATAATCTATCATTGCGATATCAAGTATTTCAAGAACCCCACCATAAACACACAGAGAAAGAACACTTTTTTCGTCTTAACACGAAAAAACCCATCTATCATGCTCATTTCATACagatttcaaatatttcaagaaCCCCACCATaagcacaaagaaaaagaacattTTTTCATCTAAATACCAAAAAAAACCATCTACTACTATTTCCCTCcgataaaaaaatttcaagaacCCCACTGTAAacacaaagaaaaagaacaattttttcttctaaattcgAAAAACCCACATAAGATTACCTGAATTTTCATTCAAACCCTACTATAACcacacaagaaaagaaaaattattccgTCTAAATACGTAAAACCCAGGTGAAATTCAATTGAAACTCAAtcaaaaaaggaagtaaaaaAACAGGGAAAGCTAAAAAACAGGCGAAATTTCAGAATTTCATTCAAACCTCTGGGTAAAGAACAATTATTCCGTCTAAATACATAAAACCCAGATGAAATTCAATTGAAACTCAGtcaaaaaaggaagaaaagtaCACAAAGAAGCTAAAAAAAGGGCAAAATTTCATACAAACCTCTGGGTAAATTATGAGGAACAACAGCTTTATTATGATCCATTTCAaattcttcttcctcttcttcttctatctGATTATTACTCTGTCCAAAAACTCCACCAATACTCGTCAAAATCGATGACAGAAAAGAATGGAGACGACTATTCCCCGCCTCTCCTCCTTCTGTACTTTGAGTCGCCACTATTTCTCCCTTTCGTACAATtctttttgtgaatttttgaagtttttttccACAGATTTGTGAGTTAACAAAgagaatttatgaagaaactaTTTGAGATTTATATGGAGGAACAAAAATGGCGAAAGGAGCGTTTATTGACTTATTAACGGTCATATTTTTGGCTTTTGAATAAGGACCGTTAGATGGAAACTGATCGGACGGTTGAGATTCGTTTTAGTAACAAAAAAGGCTCCTTTTTTACTAGCCGTTAGAAGGTATAGTATGTGAGAAGACACTGGGATTGTTACCGTTTggttaaaaaggaaaattaataTCAAAGGGCAAAATAggtaattattttgatttttgatttttttataattttatcagaattttacacaaatattatagcgttaagagctaattatatcatatctttactcttttccaaattacaaaaatcccttaaatttggtggaatccgGACATCCCAAAACGTTCTAATACATCGCGTTTTGATTTAAGATACGTCGCTCAACGTCTCGATACATCACGTCTGAGTTTTGATATATCACTCAACGTCCCAATACATCGTGTACGTCCCAATACATCGCATAAAGTGTGTAACCGAGAATAGGAGAGAGTACTCAGAGTAGTGATTTTCGTAATTTTCTTAAATGGtaggaaattttagagaatatgataaaaataagttgtataattaggtaatttttcctaattttatacCATTTAAGAGTTAGTTCAATATTTAGAGCAAATGAtcttctatatcaattattAGTGATCCTATAACAACATTAtatccagtgtaatcccacaaattGAGGTATCATGAGAGTAAAATGTACACTGATATTACCACTCAGTACTATCTTAAAGAGAGAGATTCTGTTTCTAATATCACCTTagctcaagaaaaaaaaaatagtctaaagcaatatagaaaaaagaataacTAAAATGAAGAAACTCATCGCGAAATACTATAGATAACCTGACAACTCATCTTAAGCAGTAATCATTACAAATAAATGATAATCAAAATGTAAAAGAAATCATAGACAATAATCGAACTCAAAGGACAAACAACTACAAGAGTAATATTATGActaatagttaaataataagTGAGACGACACAACTATCTAACTAACCTCTTACCCTAATTTGTTACCTCCATAATGATATTATCTAAGACCATGTTCTCAGTAAGTTGAAATTGCGTCATGTCTTGTCTAATcatctaatcacctctccccaatactttttCAACGCATCTTTACCTTTCTTGAAATCATCTATAACCAACCTCTTACACTTTCGCACTAGGACATCCATTGCATCTCCTCTGCACATGCCCAAATCATCTGAGTTTCGTTTCTCACATTATATAATCTATCAAGATCATTCCTACCTTATACTTTTAATAATcccataacatttttttttttacatttttaaaatattatttttaaggataagacataaaaacacacctaaactatacGAGGAttccattatttttcttcttcgtaTGATACATTATTAAGATACAAAGCATATGAAAGAATGAGAAACTACATAATTATATTGAATAACACCAAGGACAAGAAGAGAGGGAGTGCCCCAACTTCTCCGCATAAAGTTTGTTAAGTTTAGTTGAATCATTAACATAAATTTCACTTGAAAAAAAGTACAAATTTTGTGATTAAATTACTATTTTCTATCCTCAAATCAATAATATACAAAGTATAATCTCACTTTAAATTCTCGAACcagtttttcaaattttaacaaaccatttgaagttgaaatggaaaataaaaataaaaatcaaaagtagttgaaaaaagaccaaaacaataaaatatttattgtttttcatttaattttgtgaacaaaaatgttaaatgatgaaaaaaaattaagaaaaagaatggAGATGCGGGGGATCGAACCCCGTGCCTCTCGCATGCAAAGCGAGCGCTCTACCATTTGAGCTACATCCCCATGTGATTGTATCTTACACAGAtatcattaatatatattttactattaCAAATCATAAAATGTGAAATGTGAAATGTTCTTTACTCTCTACAAGTATTTTGCTCTACTTCTCATAGCTATCGTTACATTTTTTGACTCATGAAAAGTGAAAAGGTAGAAACGGCTAGTCAGTCATGAACTACTTGACTTCCCTATAATGATTCAAAGTTTAATAAACTCATTCAATCTTTAATTTGAGCCTTTGCTATCGTGGGCTAAATAGATAGCTAATAGTTATGGGCAATAATTCCTtaattaggggtgtgcaaaaaccaaACCGACCAATAAATCGAACAAACCAACGGACACCCCTAATTAGTATATACAAAAcgaacttctttcttttttacaaaatataaatttgtgtgtcaattttatatttaaaaaatgaaatcgTGATATAGAATTACCAAATCAACTTTTTTCAAGAATTTTGGATTTCATATCATGTCCGTACCCTAATTTCATCAATAAAGTGTGTGTGACTCACTAATGAATACACAAAATATGGTTGATTACTCGAACTCATAACATGTGTCTAAGCCATCAAAAAGAAAGTTGAATCTTTAAATGTTTTTCCctctaaaatattattattgtttaggTACAATCGAAAAACTATCGACATTTTGCTACTTGACATAAATAAAGTTGAATACCCAATCTTCTTGAACAATGTAGGAAGGGCCACATCACGCATTGTGATCTTACCACTAGATCAACGCCTtcgtttttctaaaaaaaaatattgcaaatttgCTTACCAAGTAAAAAGGACTCAGTAAGGTAAGAGTCCATTTCATCTTCAGTTTTTCATGTGCATCTAAACATATACAGAAAAAACAAAGAGCAAACATGCTAAGATCTATCTCCCAACTCCCTAATTAGATGTTTCATAGAGGATACACAATCCTATATCTATCAAGACTACAGTAACTTCTGCAAAAGAACTAAAGAAAGCACTCGATCAGAATGAAGTTGTTCGTCTTAGCTGATATCTTGGTTCAGACGACAACTCGGATAACATGTTCTCAGCTCCTGTGCAAGGTAAAAGAGTTCAGTGACAGTCACTAAAAAGACAACAAGCTGGTTTGCTGAACTTAAGAACAGAAATAAGAAAAGGTGGTTTTTTGTAACATGTAGATGTAGCGCGCTTTGCTGAGTTTGGACTGATGTCTTAGACCAGTAGGCCAAATAACAAGACATCTAGAAAACCGAGTAGGCAATATATAAGAAAGACTTCATCAACAAAGAGCAAACTATTCATGTCATGCCTATATGGTTTCAGATTTGCACGCCTTGCAACTCTCTTCCGAACAACTTTACaagaaaaaggagaagtatAGATTCGAAATAACAGGAGGTGTGAAAAATGATTTAGCTATTTGAAATCCTAAAATTCACATTGTCAAGAAATCAGACAAATAGAGTAACCTGTACTGCTTTACCAGATAATTAACAATATGAGAAAGAGCAAAACCTGTACAACAAAGTCTACTAATTTATTTGGTTTAATCATTCGGTATCTGAATCCCATTAGCACTAACAAGACATTTAAAATGGCCAAAGGATCTACCATAGCTGCAAACACACTCCAACTGATGATCATAATAATACCAATCAGAGATAGATCTTTCACAAATCCCATATATCAGTTATTGAAAAGACATGTATACCATATATCTCGAGCTGATGGTATCGGAAATAGCCGCTCTACCTCACAAGGTAGAAGTAAGGTCTGCGTCACTATACCCTCCCTGAACCCCATCTGTGGGATcacactggatatgttgttgttgttgagaagATATGTGATGGAAATCCTATGTCATGTAGAAAGTAACCGGTACCACGGATCACATGTTTAAAGGTTTTTAAACACAccatatatttaatataattacttCAAAGGGAATATGAAACGTGTATAATGTCAAAGGTCTGATTTTTAGAATGGTAATCCTATGGCACAAACACCACATTCACTCTTGATATTGTAGATAAGAGGGTTCAATATCCCTACAGATTTAGGCTCATTGTAACCAATCACTAGCACTATTGGCTCAGGTTTTCTTTCCTAGAGAGTAGAgactaagaaaaataaaatacatcaaAAAGAGGCTAAAGTATACAAGCTTTAATATAATAAGTCCTTATGTTGCCCAGAACCAAGGTGAAGTGATCAACAAACATCATAACACCAAAAGGCCTACTTTTGGATCGTAAAGCAAAAACCAACTCTTGCCATAAGAAAATCTTAAATGTGTTGATCCCAAACGATCAAGCTGTAAGGAGTTAGCAGGAAGAAGGTTTCTTCTTGTCAGTCCGTAAACAAACCATCAGAAGAAGGTTTAACCAAACTATCATGAAGACCAAATTTTAGCATAAGGGAAATTCTCCTCAAAACTGACAAGTGCACTACGATGCAGTCAGATGCACGGAAAAAGGTCGTAGAACATGAACCAGAAGTGAAACAAAATActgacaagaaaaataaaatgaatgcTAGCTCATAAAATTACCGATACCTAtctagattaattttttttaattaatatcttCCCAACTCTTTCCTGCAcctcctctttcttctccttttctatAACTTAAGGAAGCAAATATCACTTTGCCTACCAGAGGAGGAAGGAAAAAAGGGAAGTACCAAAGTAAACTCAACTCTAAACAATAAGAAACAAACAAGAAATCACTGAAGGGAAACTCACTCAATCACTGTGTACTACAAGCATCTAGGACTATCAGTCCACCAAGCATCCCAAAAACACCTGATGAATCATCAAAGGCAGCATTCACTTATAACCATTGCATCAATTGTTCAGAAAGGCAAAATTTGCATTAGCATAATAAAGCAAAACATCCTTTTCTGGGTAAAAGCACTGTAAACTTTCTTTTTGACTGGTAAGAGAATAGTATTCTAAATCCCCACCCCACTAAACTATTCAAAGACACTGGTGATACCAAACAATCCATCACAACCACACAACACACATGACACAAGTAAGTGCACAATAGATGGATGGGAACTTATTTATATTGGAGAAATTCAAAAGCATTATCTATACTCAGTAAAATGCAATTGATTATCATATATGTACTAGCCTAACTAATGTttcctaacaatttttttaaaaaaataatccctTATCATGCATTTCCAATCCTCTATCTTTAGAGCAATTCGACAAATGGTCTATGAACTAAGCACAAATGTAGAGGATATGCAACTCTGCATTTTCCAAGTTAAGctaaaaatattcaaacataGTCACTACAATTGACTTtgtttttttggggggggggggacgGGGAGGGGGGCTGGGCTTACAACCAAGACCTTCCGATATATGTAAACTCATTGATCTTAGCactctcattttatctttatgaCATACTTTTGGAGGTACTAACATGTAGGAGACCAATAAATACCAAGAGTGAAGAAGACTCTTTATTACTTTGAGAAGAGATTCAATGGTGTGTTTTTCTACCTTTCTTTGATATGAAGCAAGATTACCTGAATGTAAAAAACTTTTGACCCCTGTTTTCAAGACTTATGGAGGCCAGATAGATAGGATATCCCTCGGAAGGAGAATGAAGATTATTATCATTCTCCCCACTTTTTACTTCACTAACATGTCCTTACTATTTTTGACAGCTCACTAAAAAAATGGGTCTTTTCGACATTCATACAAATTTCCCAAAAAAGAATTCATAGGATTATCAAAAAGAACCATATCTGCTTGATTGATTGCCCGAAAATTGTACAGAGAATGGCGTTTTGGGTGAAGCAAAGTTGAGGGAAATAAATTTGGAGAGGATGCTAATGTACTACCTTCATGTAGTAGTTTAGCAAGAcccaaataatatatatatacatacacagAGACACACACTAAACAATTGACAATGGCAAATATCATCAGCATTGATATCAGTCTAGGTCAAGATAAATGGAAGATACTTCTGGAACTAGTTTTTGGTATTTGgtatgttatatatatttaacttatttCTATCTTAAGCTCCTTGTCTAGTCAAATACTTTCATATAACACAAAACAACCATGAATAAACCTTATTGTTCAAGTGTTTTTGGTTTGTTGGTCCGTTTATTATTTGCTCTATTTCTATCTTAAGTATTTTCTGCGTTCTTCTTGAGCCACAGTAATATACACACATCAGACATGCATTAAAGGAAAATAGTAGACAATGGTGTTAAGTCCCCCTCTTTCACAGAGATACCCCATGCAGTATCTTGAACAATATTAAAGATATATCTATTCAAGAAACTGAATTAATATGTTATCTTGAACCCATTAAGCACAAGGGTTCAAAACctaaaatcttgaatttgtctGTAAAATCAAATGAATTAAAGCTCTGTAAAACAcgtaatgaaaaaaaaaaaacccatgaATTGTACCTTTATCCTTTTCTTCACCATCTTATTAAGGCCGTGTCTACCGTTGTAGAACTTGAATAAATAAACCTAAAATCTTGAATGTTGGGtctaaaaacaaataaattaattttgaaaaccATTATTACCTCTTCTCCCATTTTTCTGAAGCTCCACAACATTAGACATGGCCTCTAAAGATGGTGAAGAAAAGGAACGAGGCAGTATACTAACTAATTTCACAGAGGATCTTGAAATTAACACATACCAATGTTTATATAGGGTTCATCCACTATGCCGCCGCCTTAAGAAAAGAGAGCCAAAAACAATGGTATTTTGAAATATGCTGCCAACATCTCTAagagagaaaatgatcaaaatggtacTTAATGTATGGCTTTGATTTCatttggtccttaatgtatggacTTGATGGAAATAGTCCTTTATGTATCATTAATTGTGATCAATTTGGTCCTTAatcctaaaattaatattttatttttttgccatCAAAATACACGGAATATGTAAAAGATGCGCTCGTTCAAGACTTTCCTTCTCCTATttccaaaaattccaaaatggcacatcaatttttttttaaccaaaagggaAAAATCGCTCCTGACGGAGCGATTTTCTTCTGACAAAATTGACGTTGTTACtcctttaaaaaacataaaaatcgctgccggtccaaaaaaaaaatttcttttttctttaaaatcgctgctgtgaatttttttttttaacaacgcTGCCCcaacaatatttaaaaaatagacatACCTGCTATAGCagccattttcttaaaaaaagtttaaattttttcttattaaaaattcCCAAGGCGAGGACtgcttaaaaaataatggaaaatCGCTCCACGTGTAGcgattttagttaatttttttaaaaaataatcgcTGCCATTAAAATTTTAGGGTTAAAGACCAAATTGATCACAATTTATGATACATAAAGGACCATTTCCATCAAGttcatacattaaggaccaaatGAAATCAAAACCCATgcattaaggaccattttgatcattttctctctctaaggcCACATAAACAATGGTTTGTTAGAGAAATATCTCAACTTtgatcgaatttgttgttgcgatattAAACTTTTATGAAGGCCTATTACCTTTTTAGACTATttaatacggtattaaatagtctagagaGATAATAGGTTCAATACAAATCCGACCaaaattgagtatttttcagactcttaTCCCTATAAATAAACACATGTCCCAATCatcattatttgaaatttacaatgtttgtttgtggtatttttattttttaaaatttaatgatatttgttttcttttttataataataatataatattaacgaTCTAACATTattaatattcaaaataaaagataatttataaataaaaagataaacaaATAAAGTCATAACTcatgaggaagaaaaaaaaaacatcctagtgagatttatgtaaattaaTGTCATGCTTAAGTGAAGGATGTGCCTCAGCAAGTTCTTGGATTCCCGATTTGGAAAGTATTATTTGGGCATGAGATTTGTTGCAACAACGAATTCGATGGAGAGTATGAGGTGGAGAAAACATTAAGATTTGGAGTGATCCTTAGATTCTTAATTCGATCGTTTGAAACTCGTATAAgaacatacataaataaatcCACAATTGATGATAAGCGACCTTATAGATCAATACCATCATATATGGAATATTCAAGATCTTCATCATCATTTTTGCCATAATGATATTAACTCTATTTTGTTTATCCTAATATCTAGTACTGAAAATTCTGATAAAGTTATCTAGAACTATACAAATTCAGGAAAGTACGAGATTACGAGGTAAGATTTGGTTATCATCTAGTGAAAAGTCTAGGTAATAGTACTTACCCTAGAATTGAAAGACCTCAAGTCGGTGGttagtctttttttaaaatcttcttCGActtttttatgatcaattaaataaaaaataattttaatacatatctTAATATGTAAATATGTATTCAAATTCAATGTTCTAATTTTAGCGAATAAATAGTCGAATGCCTTCATTTTGTTGTGGAATTCTTTTATTCCAAATAATTCTAATCTATCCTACGTTAAATACCATGAGTATTTAACagagagagaaaataatatttcctTGACTacaatttctttatattttcctAAGCATTCTAATTATAATAAGTTCTGATTTATCACAAATTTTGTGTAGTTCTTGACTATGTATATCTTGTTAAAGAAATATGATTTTacacaaataaaaaacttaGACCACTTTTCATTGGCCGTTCAAAAATCAAGctgatcgataaattaaatcgAAAAAGTgttaatgatttattattattgaattattgagtTAAAagtttttaatggttttatagAAGAAAATTATTAGGTTATCGGTTCAGTTGGCTTTTTAATATTGGTTTATTGTTTATAAATCATTAACCCATTAAgattgtaataatttattactttACTCATACATaagtattaaatattaatctcaatacATTATTAGTTATTGTCTTTGTCCTTTCGCCTTCAATTTACACTTCACATTGACTTTGAGTTTacaacttcacattatacaaaaaAGCAAGAACCATATttctcttaatttctctttctgttacacttgtatagttcttttcatgccagttatttttatttctattttatgagcatttgtaaaattacattattgtctttctgtgtcaaatttattagagaagtcatatatttattttataagcattttcttattggttaaaccgagaATCGAATCGTTAATGAGCAAAATTGATAAATCGAAAAccgataaaaaatatcttattaatttgattattagtttagcatatttaaaaaccaaaaactaaaccgataatacataaaaccaaATTGAACCAGCCGATACACACCTACCCTTGATTAGTGAAATTGACATCTTCCGGCTGCATTAGTATATTAGGTTCACAAGTTGTCCTAATCACTGAGTTTATACATACTTTGTATTTAATCCCCTAGAGAGTGccattgatttatttttttaatgactaTGGTGTGAAGACAGTGTATGTGCACTTAGACTAATTCAACGGGATATCTGTTATCTTCCATCaataatatgtataaaaaaattctatcaATCAAGACTAGTacaaataagaagaaattacctattttttttttgtctctattGAATTTGTGCCTGAGCACTCATAATTTCCTTGATCATTAGACCACGCCATTGGATTCGGTGCTATTGTTATTGAGGATGAATTGTtgacaaattcaaaattaaggAACTCTTATAGCTTTCATTACAAATAGAATACAAGTAAACATATAACACATACAAACTaagggtgtacaaaaccgaatcaaatcgcaaatcgagtcaaatcgAACAAAAATcaactagtggtttggtttgacttgatttggtattggaaaaaaaaaacccgactctatttgggttggtttggttttaactaaaaaaagtcaacccgagaccaaaccaacccgacattatatatgtaattttaaaattttattttatacataaaaatatttacat belongs to Solanum stenotomum isolate F172 chromosome 1, ASM1918654v1, whole genome shotgun sequence and includes:
- the LOC125863416 gene encoding G2/mitotic-specific cyclin S13-7-like, which codes for MDHNKAVVPHNLPRGGEMGGKQKIGQVAGKTRRVLGDIGNLVIVPAVEGKPKAAQITRPATRSFCAQLLANAQAEKNKKPLAEVVNKVVPTKVQVKKAAASANLAPETVIVISPDKELKQSPLSGRRKTKKSGKTLTSTLTARSKAACGLANRPKIDDIDAADVDNHLAAVEYVEDIYNFYKLTEDEGRVNDYMDFQPELNHKMRAILVDWLVEVHRKFELMPESLYLTMNILDRFLSVKTVPRRELQLVGISSMLIACKYEEIWAPEVNDFIHISDNAYARDQILQMEKAILGKLEWYLTVPTPYVFLVRYIKASTPNDQEMENMAFFFAELGLMNYKTTITCCPSMLAASSVYAARCTLNKSPLWTQTLQHHTEYSEDQLMESAKELVSYHLGAAENKLKAIYRKFSGPDRGAVALFPPARYLSPTNTNTTTSS